The Tissierellales bacterium DNA segment AAGATGATTTTTGCTAAAGTTGTTAAAATTTTGGGCCCTATTGAAAAAGAATCAAAAAAAAGCTAGAAAAGCGATCCTATTAGGATCGCTTTTTTAAAAGAGGTGAAGATGTGATAGAGGAATATAAAGTAGTAGCTGTGATTTTAGCAGCAGGATCTGCTACTAGGATGAAAGCTGATCAAAATAAAGCATTTATAAGTATTGGCGGGATACCTATTTTGGCAAGAACGTTAATGGTATTTGACGAAGCGGATTTTGTTGATGAGATTATTTTAGTATCTAAAGCTGAAGAAATTGAGAATATAAGAGTAAATATAGTTGACAATTATGTAAAGAAAAAAGAAATTAGAATCATTGTTGGAGGGAAAGAAAGGCAGGATTCTGTTTTCAATGCTCTAGAAAATATAGATGAAAGAGAGAACGTGTTAGTTGCTATACAAGATGGGGCGAGGCCATTTGTTAAAGAATGCTGGATATATGAAAGTTTAAAAGCTGCTATGGAATTCGATGGAGCTGTTGTAGGTGTTGCAAGCAAAGATACTATAAAGATAGTAGAACATGGAATTATAAAAGAGACATTGGATAGAACAAAACTTCTAAATGTACAGACCCCTCAAAGTTTTAGATTAGAGATTATAAAAGAAGCCTACCGAAGGGGTTATTACAATCAAGTGAAGGCGACTGACGATAGTATGCTTGTTGAAAGAATAGGTGGACAAGTAAAATACATTGAGGGAAGCTATGATAATATAAAAATAACGACACCAGAAGATCTTTTTTTAGCCGAGAATATTTTGAAAGGAATGAAGTAGATGAGAGTTGGTTTAGGATATGATGTACACGCGCTTGTAGAAAATAGAAAATTAATACTAGGCGGAGTAGAAATTCCTTTTGAGCTAGGACTTTTAGGTCATTCGGATGCAGATGTTTTGACACATGCTATTATGGATGCTATTTTAGGTGCTATTGGAAAAGGAGATATTGGAGGATTATTTCCGGATACAGCTAATGAATTTAAAGATATATCAAGCCTACTACTATTAGAAAGAGTAATTGAAGAAATAAAGCTATCTAATATGAAAATCATAAATATTGATGCGATAATAATAGCTCAAAAACCAAAGATGGCACCATATATAGGTGATATGAAGAAAAGATTAGCGTGTGTTATGGGTATAGAAGAAAATCAGATAAATATAAAAGCTACGACAACTGAAAAATTGGGATTTGAAGGACGTGGAGAAGGGATATCTTCACAGGCAGTAGTATTGTTAGAAAATGATAATTAAGGGCATTAATAAGAAAGGAGAGTATATAATAAGTGGTGTAAACTTCTGAAATAATATAAAATAATATTATGAGGAGGGATACACCACTATGTCGTTATTAGATAAAAAAGAATTAAGAAAGTTAATGAAAAAAGGACAGCTTACTGACATTTCTGATA contains these protein-coding regions:
- the ispF gene encoding 2-C-methyl-D-erythritol 2,4-cyclodiphosphate synthase, with the protein product MRVGLGYDVHALVENRKLILGGVEIPFELGLLGHSDADVLTHAIMDAILGAIGKGDIGGLFPDTANEFKDISSLLLLERVIEEIKLSNMKIINIDAIIIAQKPKMAPYIGDMKKRLACVMGIEENQINIKATTTEKLGFEGRGEGISSQAVVLLENDN
- the ispD gene encoding 2-C-methyl-D-erythritol 4-phosphate cytidylyltransferase, with the protein product MIEEYKVVAVILAAGSATRMKADQNKAFISIGGIPILARTLMVFDEADFVDEIILVSKAEEIENIRVNIVDNYVKKKEIRIIVGGKERQDSVFNALENIDERENVLVAIQDGARPFVKECWIYESLKAAMEFDGAVVGVASKDTIKIVEHGIIKETLDRTKLLNVQTPQSFRLEIIKEAYRRGYYNQVKATDDSMLVERIGGQVKYIEGSYDNIKITTPEDLFLAENILKGMK